DNA from Acipenser ruthenus chromosome 23, fAciRut3.2 maternal haplotype, whole genome shotgun sequence:
ATAAAAAATGACCCACTCTTAATGAATTGTTAGTAGTAAAAttacttaacattttaaaatcatggaAAAAAATTCTTAAAGCCTTTCCTTAGAGGTGGTATGAAGACACACCACCCTTCAGTTCAATTGAATAGAGCCCAGCATCTTCCCATTGCAGGGTCAACGCAGTCCCATTACAGCTGCAGTCATGCTCACCGAGGGGCGTCGCAAACTAGGACTTCAACCCCATGATCCTTTCAAAACAGCTTTGCTAACATCAGGCTTCCTCACAATCAATCTAGATCTGTGAAAGCTGACTGAGCTTGTCACTACAGAGTCCCTGCACTCCATCAGAGTTTGGAATGGCCTTGTACACGTATGAAGCAGGCTAGAAATAAGACtagcattgcatagcagtttgatccattcctgattttactacgagtttaaagAGGACATCTGAGCTGGTTAcccatacactgtggctaatccgCCTCATTAAGACCAGGAAAGGGAGAAACTGCTTTGCATTAGGAGTCTTGTATATCCCTGGATTGTTGGATGTCTTGCCTCACCTTGACCTTCCTGTCATCTGCGGTGGTCTCATCGAACTCCTGGCCCAAGACGAAGCTGATCTCCGTGTTCTTGAAGGTGCTCTCTGTGCGCAGCGTCACTGTGTCCCCCGCCACGCTGATGATGGTGGTGGGCTTGGTCATGTTGGCTACCTGCCTGGTGGCGAAGTTCACACCTGCAGAACACATGGGACACAGAGAATCCTTTAGGAGCAGAGCGGGGGGGTTCTTAAGCCTGCTCCGATGAGTGAAGCTTTGCTCCTGGAATTGCTTCAGAAAGAGCTGAAACGCAAGAGCTTGGAGTCTCTGCATTCTTAAGCACATAATTGAATTATTTTTAACTGCATGTTGTGTGGGTAATGTGTGAAGCTGATGTTCATAGGCTGTCATCTTGGCAGAAGATTCTTAAATCTCAAGTGACTCCCCGGTAAAATAAGATCACAGCACAGGAACAGTCAGGCAATTTGCGCA
Protein-coding regions in this window:
- the LOC117964132 gene encoding fatty acid-binding protein, heart-like isoform X1, which codes for MCLRMQRLQALAFQLFLKQFQEQSFTHRSRLKNPPALLLKDSLCPMCSAGVNFATRQVANMTKPTTIISVAGDTVTLRTESTFKNTEISFVLGQEFDETTADDRKVKSLVTLDGGQLVHKQTWDNKETTLVREIKDGKLTLTLTMGTVVSTRIYEKAA